The region AGTCTGTTGGCCATCGCCGGCATGCTCCTGGTGCTGTTGGTTGTACCGGCTCCTGCTCAGCATGTTTCGCGCCACCGCGACGCAGGCGTCGTTCGTTCCGCGGTATTGCCTGCTTTGCGCAACGCCGAGTTATGGCGGCTCAATTATGGCATCGCGGTGCTGCACGCGATTCTGATGGCGAGTTTCGTTGCTATCCCGCTGGCGCTAACTGAGCAGGCCGGGTTGCCCAGCGAGCAGCATTGGTGGGTATACCTCGCGGCGCTGGTTATTTCGTTTGCCGCCATGGTGCCGTGCATTATCTACGCTGAGCGTCGGCGCCGGGTCAAACAGGTGGTGTTGGGCGCTATCCTGCTGCTAGCGCTGGTGCAGCCGATGCTCTGGGCGAGCATGTCGTCGCTGGGCTGGCTGGTTGCCGCAATAGTCCTGTATTTCGTCGGCTTCAATCTGCTCGAAGCGACTCTGCCGTCCCTGCTCAGCAAGCTCGCCCCGGCGGGTGCGAAGGGCACGGCCATGGGCATCTACTCAACCAGCCAATTCATTGGAGCGGCCCTCGGCGGCGTGCTCGGCGGCGCGGTATACGGGGCTTATGGGCTTGGCGGGGTATTCGTCTGCTGCGCCGTGCTTGCCCTTTCATGGCTGCTGATTGGTGTTAAGATGCGTCAACCAGCCTATGTAATCAGCTACCGTCTGCCGTTGCCCCTCGAGCTAGTCAGGGATGAGGATCTGCTCCGGCGAATACTTGCCGTACCGGGGGTGGCTGAGGCGGTTATCGTGGCGGAAGAAGCCGCTGCATACATCAAAGTAGACATTCAAGTGCTGAATCGTGAGCAGCTGGACAGCGTATTGAGTCCGGCCTGAATCAGGCAGCACACAGGAGATTAGTGAGATGGCCAGAGGCGTCAACAAGGTAATTCTGATTGGTAACGTAGGCGGCGATCCGGACGTGCGTTATCTGCCCAATGGCAATGCAGTTGCCAACGTGACCCTTGCGACCAGTGACAGCTGGAAAGACAAGCAGACCGGGCAACAGCAGGAACGGAC is a window of Pseudomonas sp. gcc21 DNA encoding:
- a CDS encoding MFS transporter, yielding MMPAERRAAASLAAVFAFRMLGLFMVLPVLAIYGQALDGATPLLIGVAIGAYGFTQAFLQIPFGMLSDRIGRKPVIVGGLVLFALGGLVAGQAESIQGVIAGRILQGAGAIAAAVMALVADLTRDQHRTKAMAMIGMSIGISFGLAMVAGPLIASAAGLQGVFYVTSLLAIAGMLLVLLVVPAPAQHVSRHRDAGVVRSAVLPALRNAELWRLNYGIAVLHAILMASFVAIPLALTEQAGLPSEQHWWVYLAALVISFAAMVPCIIYAERRRRVKQVVLGAILLLALVQPMLWASMSSLGWLVAAIVLYFVGFNLLEATLPSLLSKLAPAGAKGTAMGIYSTSQFIGAALGGVLGGAVYGAYGLGGVFVCCAVLALSWLLIGVKMRQPAYVISYRLPLPLELVRDEDLLRRILAVPGVAEAVIVAEEAAAYIKVDIQVLNREQLDSVLSPA